ACAAAGTCTAAAGCACTTTCAAGAACTTCCCCCATGTTTTTACTCTTTTTAAAAGAAATATCTTTCGTAAAATCATGAATCTGCATTTTTAACTGTTCGATGTTTGCATCATTAGAAATTTCATCATTTTTCATACAGAAAATCAATTCATTTAAACGATCTTCAGAAGATAAAATACGTTTAGCTACAATCGATCTTTCTTCCAGTTTATATTGCTCAATAGAGTTTTCTTGAAGCTTATTCCCTACCAGCTGTACCATCGGATAATTTTCTTTAAAAAACTGCGGATAATAGACTTTAAATTTCCCTTCGAAACATTGTTGATCAAAGTCAATTGCTCTAATTTTATATACTACACTATCAAAATCGTGAGTAGGAACAATAACATAATTGTACGAACGCATATCACCTAACAAACGAATCATACAACGTTCGTTGAATTTTACAAACTCTTTGGCAATTTGAGATTTTTGAGGTTCAGTACATTTAGGTAAAATTTCTTTAATAAAAGTATCTCCAGGAATTCCAGCAATATGTTCTTCAATCAAAGTGTCTTTATACACCAAAAAGTTAAGGTTGTATGGTGATAAAATATGTTCTAGTTCTAAACCATAAACACGTGAAGCATCTGTTTTCTTTACGTAGAAATAGGTATAATTATCATTTAAAACGTTTCTCACTTTCACACGGAAAGGTTTTGAGTTTCCAAAAGTACAGTAATCAACTGCATCAATATTTAAATATTGAATATTGTCTTCGTTTCCGTTGGAGTGTAAAATATTGTAGACTTTCTTTAAACTCAAATCAATTTCTTGTCGGTCGAATTCAGAGAAATAAACACGTACCCAAAGTGTATCTTCATCGTTCTTATCATACACAACAACAGAACCTTGAAAACGGAGTAAATCTTCATAAAAAATTGGAATCTTAATATTTCTACTGTGTTCTATCAAGTAATCATTTAAAAAATGATTGATAGGAAAAGCAGGTTTTTTCTTCGACATTAATTTTTCTTCTGAATGCTCCATTGGGGTGTTTTTTTCAAATGTAAGTATTTTAAATGAAGATTTTTTGGAATAGTATTTGCGACCGAAACGAAAAGCGAAAAGACTATGAAAAACTACAAGATTACTATTCCAGAACCTTGCCATGAAAACTGGCAAAAAATGACTCCAAATGAAAAAGGAAGATTTTGTGCTTCTTGCTCTAAAACTGTAGTTGATTTTACTACAAAAACAACAAAAGAAATTCAAACATATCTTACAGAAAATAAAGGAAAAAGAGTTTGTGGTCATTTCTACAGAAAGCAATTAGATTCCATAGTAATTCAACTGCCAGATACTGTTTTTAATACGAATTTATCTTTTCAAAAACTATTTTTTCTAGCTTTACTTATTGCGATGGGAACTACATTATTTAGTTGTAAAACAGAACAAAAAACTCAAAAAATAGAAAAAGTGATGTTGATAGATAGCATTACTCAAGTTGAAAAAACAATAGATTCTTTAACAGTTTTCAATCCGAAAGATTCTAAGATGAAAACTTCTTGTGAAACGAAATCCATTACTAGTGAAGAAGTACCTGTTGTTGGAGGTTTACCTAAACCTGAAGAAATAGAAATTGTAGAAGATGGAGAAGTAATTGTTGAGATAATGGGAGACATAGCTGAAGAAGAAGTTTTGGCTACAGGAGGTGTACCTATTGTAGAAAATTATGTTGAAAGAATAGACGAAGTTTCCAAGTTACTTGAAAATTTAAAAGAAGAAGATGAAATTGAGTCTGTGGAGGGAAACTTTATAACTGAAGAAAAGAAGGTTCAAGAATTTTACTCTTTTCGTTTTGTAGAAAAACAACCAAGATTTAAAGGAGTTGTTAAAAGAGCAAATGAAACATGGGAAAAGAATTTTGAACGAAAGATGAATGAATTCGTGACAAAAAACTTTGATTTTTCAACTACTGAAAACTTAGATTTATCGAAAGGAAAAAAGAGAATGTATGCTCAAATTACAATTGATAGTTCAGGTAATGTAACTAATATTGAAACTAGAGCACCGCATCTTACACTAAAAGAAGAACTCAAAAAACTGTTTGAAAAACTACCGCGATTTATTCCAGGAAAACACAATGGAAAAAATGTAAGTGTTCGCTATACAATTCCAATAACTTTTATGGTCGAGTAACACATTATAAGTACATTTGTAGATAAACAATTGAAATAGAAATTAAAAAGATGAAAATTTTAATCATCACAGGACCACCATATTCTGGAAAAGGAACACAGTGTGAAATTTTAAAGAATCTTTTAAACTACAAACACATTTCTACAGGTGATCGTTGTAGATTGGAAAAAGAACAAGGAACCGAAATCGGTAAAGAATTATCCAAGTATGAAAAGAAAGGAGATTTAGTTCCAGACCAAATCATGAAAACATTATTCAGTCAAATTTTAGATGAAAATCGATCTGAAGAAGGAATTATCTTAGACGGTTACCCAAGAACAATTCCACAAATGGATGATCTGTTAGCTTTAGTTTCAGAAAAAGGATTAAGCATTGAAAAGGTAATTGATATTGAAGTTCCGAAAGAAGAATTACTACTTCGAGCTAAGAAACGAGCAGAAACTTCAAATCGAGAAGACGATAAAGATCCAGAAACGCATTTAAAACGAATTCGAATTTTTGAAGAAACCACAAAGCCAGCGATCGCTTACATGAAAACAAAGTTAGAAGTAGCAACTTTTGACGGAATGGGTTCAATAGAAGAAATTACAGCACGAATTAAAGCAAGTATATAACAACAAAAAAGTCTCTTGAAAAAGAGACTTTTTATATTTCAAACATCTTTCCTGGTAAAGGTTTTATAATTCCTCTTAATTCCATTTGAAGTAATAATGATGATAGTTTATATACCGGAATTTCACAGTCTAATGCAATAACATCTAAGAGTTGTTTACCGTTTTTTAATAAATAGTCATATACTTTTTGCTCTAATTCATTTAAGTTAACGAATAATTCTGTCTGTTTAACAATAGGTTTTTCTTGTACATCCCAATTCAGCATTTTTACTAAATCTTCAGCGGAACTTAACAAATGTGCTTGATTCGATTTTATTAAATTGTTACAACCTTTACTATAATAATCTGTTACTTTTCCTGGAACTGCAAAAACATCACGATGATAGGAATTAGCAATATCTGCGGTAACTAAAGCTCCTCCCCGTTCAGCAGATTCTATAATAATTGTTGCTTTAGACATTCCAGCTACTATCCTATTCCGTTTTAAAAAATTTTCACGCATGGGTTGTTCGTTATGCCAAAACTCAGAAATAATTCCACCATTATTCATGATTTTCGGTAAAAACTGTTTGTGTTTTTTCGGATAAATCTCATTAAGTCCGTGAGCCAAAACAGCAATGTTTTGTAAATCACAATCAATGGCTGCCTGATGTGCGCAAATATCTACACCATAAGCAAGTCCGCTTACAATCAAAGGATTATACTTAGCAATATCTTCGATGAAATTTCTACAAAACTCTCTTCCGTAGTTTGTCATATTTCGAGTACCAACAATAGAAATAATACGATCAGTTTTCCAGTTTAATCTTCCGTCATAAAAAAATAGTAATGGAGCATCTGTACAATTTTGAAGATTTTTAGGATAATCAGCATCGAAACAATACGAATAAGAAATATTCTGTTTTAGAATATATTCAAGTTCTTTGGCGGCCAATAGATGTGTTTTTTCGTTGAGAAGATGTTGAACAATGTACTCTCCTATTCCATCGATTTTAAGTAAAGCAGATTTTTTTTCTTTAAAAATTTGCGATGCAGATCCCAGCGTGCGTATCAATTTTTTTGATAAAATATCACCAACTTTTGGTGTTGACTGTAAACGCAATACAGCCAATAGTTCTTTTTCTAGCATTTTCTTTTTCTTTATTTAGAAGACCAAAATTTTAAAAAATCTAGCCTACTAAACACAAATATACTTTTTTTAAATCAACAAAAAAGCTAACTTTGTACTTATGATGATGAGAAGCTACATAAAGGAATTATTATATCGTTACGATTGTGTGATCGTTCCGAACTTTGGAGGATTTGTTACAAATACAACTACAACTCAGTTAGTTGATGGTGTTTTTTATCCGCCTACAAAGAAGATTTCTTTTAATGCTCAGTTGCAACAAAACGATGGTTTGTTAGCAAATGAAGTAGCTTCGATTTTAAATATTTCATTTGAAGAAGCTGTAGCTAAAATTTCTGAAGCTGTTACTGAATGGAAAACAGCTTTAAAAGTTGGAGCTTTAGAAATTAATGAAGTAGGTACTTTAGTTTTAAATGAAGAAGATCAATTAGTTTTTAAACCAGAAAGTACTACAAACTTCCTTACGAGTTCTTTTGGTTTCTCATCTGTAAGTTATCCTGTAATTGAAAAAGAGGAAAAGGTAATACCTTTACCAACGGTAACTTCTTTTGACGAGGAGCAAATAACAGAAGAAGAACAAACTACAAAAAAGTCATTTAGAATTACTAAATACGCAGCAGCGGCTGCAATACTTTTAGCTGGTGCGGCTGCGATTCAGCAATTTACGAATAAGAATAATCGCACTAATTTAGTAGCAGAACAAAATTTAGTTGAAGAGAAAATTCAGAAGGCTACTTTTGTTATCGATGATAAATTGCCAACAATAAATTTAGATATCACAAAAGAGAATAAAGAAACTGTTTTTATTATCGCAGGAGCTTTTCAGTTAGAAAAGAATGCAAAAAAGAAAATAGTGGAATTAAAGCAAAAAGGATATAGTGATGCTAAAATTATTGGGAAAAACCAATGGGGACTTACTCAGGTTTCTGTAGCAAGTTATCCTTCTAAAGAAGTTGCGAAACAAGCAATTGAAACAATTCGTGAAAAAGCGTCTAAAGATGCTTGGATTCTTATAAAGTAAAATCTACATTTTCTTGACGAAATTTAAATCCTTTCTAAGGGTTTAACTATCTTTGCGGCAAATTTTAGAAATGGAGGCTAAAACACCACAACAATCAAGAACAGTACTTACAGATTTAGTATTACCAGGAGAAACAAATTATTTAGATAATCTTTTCGGAGGAGAACTATTAGCTCGTATGGATAGAGCGTGTAGTATTGCTGCTCGTCGTCATTCTAGAAGAATTGTTGTAACAGCTTCTGTAAATCACGTAGCATTTACTAAGTCCGTTCCAGTAGGAAGTGTAGTTACTTTAGAAGCGAAGGTTTCTAGAGCTTTTACATCGTCTATGGAGGTTTTTGTTGATGTTTGGATAGAAGACCGTCAATCTGGTGAAAAAACGAAAGTAAATGAAGGGATTTATACGTTTGTAGCCGTAGATGAAACAGGTAAACCTGTACCAATTCCTAAAATTAAACCAGAAACGGAATTAGAACAACAGCGTTTTGATGGAGCTTTACGTAGAAAGCAATTAAGTTTAATTTTAGCAGGAAAAATGCAACCAAAGGAAGCTACAGAACTTAAAGCTTTGTTTGATTAGATTTCGTAATCTTATCTATTTCACCATTTTCTGAGAGCATAATTGCTATAGATCTTGTTTTTTCAAACTGAGAGAATACGATAATCATAATTACAGTAATAGGAACTGATAATACCATTCCTGTAATTCCCCATATTTTTCCCCAAACAGATAAGGCTAAAATAGTTACTAACGGACTTAAATTTAAAGATTTACCAAATAAACGAGGTTCAATTACATTTCCTACAACAACTTGAATAGCTCCAACAGCTAAGGCTATAATTATAAACGGAGTAAACTCGCCAAATTGTAATAAGCTAAAAATAGCAGGGAAGAGTGTTCCTACTAATGAACCTACAGTTGGAATGTAGTTTAATAAGAAGATTAGAAAGGCCCAAAAAGGCGCACTATCTACACCAACAAAAAGTAAAACAAAGTAGCTTAAAACACCTGTTAAAAGGCTTACATAGGTTTTTAAACGTAAATAATTAGAAATAGAATCTTCAATTTTATCTAACATCGATTGTATGTTACTATAATTATCGCCTCTACTTAGTATCATATATAGCTTTTTTACAAAACTACGTTCTTCAAGGAACAAGAATAAAGCATAAATGATAATCATAAACGTATCACCTAATAAACCACTTACACCATTTGCAATATCACCTAAAACAGAACCATAATTAAAATCACCAATAACCGATTTTATAGATGTTAAAATATCCACATTTAAATAATTACCTAAATCTGTGATAATTCGCTCGATATTAGGTTCGTATTTTGTGTACGATTCTGTAACATCTGTTACACTGTTGGTTACAATTTCTGAAATAAAACCAAAGGCTAAAATAATTATAGAAAACACCAAAATGTTGCTAATCCATTTTGGAATAAATTTTTCAGCAAAAGGGATTTTATATATAAGTTTTCTGATTTCTCTGGTAAAGAACCAGAAAATAACAGCAAAAATAAAGGGAATTAAAATTCCTTTTCCAATCACTAAAACAGCAATTATTGCTGTGGTAACTATAATAAAATTAGATGCTTTATTCATTCGTTTTATTTGATCCACCTTGCAGGATCTAGTTTTTGGGTGTTTTTAGATAGTACAAAGAGTAACTCTGTTTTCCCTGTAACTCTATTGGTAAATACTTTACCAATTGGAGTTCCTGTAGTGACTTTTTGGTCGTTTTTTACAAAAACTGTTCTAAGATTAGAATACGTTGTAATGTAATCACCATGTTGTATCATGACACTTTTTGTCCCTTTATCGGTTTTAGTAATACTTAAAACTTTACCATTAAAAACACTTTTAGCATCGTCTCCTTGTTTACCTCTAATATGTAAACCAGTACCATTAATAGTGATAGATTTAAAAGTAGGATGGGGTTGTTTTCCAAATTTTCTAGTAACAACACCATTAATTGGCCAAGGGAGTTTTCCTTTGTTTTGCTCGAAATTTGCTTTTAAAGTTTTTTCAGCTTTAGTTAATAAAAGCTCTCCTTTTTTTGCTTTTCCTTTTTTTCCTCTATTTGCCTTTGCTATGGCTGCCCTAATTATTCGATCTATTCTTTTAGCAACGGCTTTCTCTTCTTTGATTTTTTTATTTAGCTGTCGCTTGTATTTACTTTCTTGATTTTTAATCTTACTAACTAACTCTTCTTGCTCTTCCTTTTCGCTCTCTATTCTGTTTTTCTGGTTAGTTTCTGTATTAATTAAAACTTTTTTCTGATTCTTTTTTTTAGTTAAAGAATCATTTAAGCGTTCTATTTCTTTAGTTTTAAATATAATTTTTTGAGCTTGTTTTTTCCTAAAACTCTTGTATTGCTCAATGTATTTTATTCTTTTGTAAGCTTGTAAAAAATCTTCTGAAGAAAGCAAAAACATGGTTTTACTTTGCTGCGATTTACTCTTGTATGATTTAAAAACCATATCAGCATAATCGGCTTTTAAAGTTTTAAGTTCAGTATTGTTTACGGCTATTTTCTTTTCGTTTTGTTTAATTTCTTTATTCAATTCTTCTGTTTCTAATCGAATAGTTTCAATAAGTTGTTCACGAACAGTAATTTTCTGACTTAAATCTTTTAAGTCGTCTAAAGCGTTTGTTTTTTCTTTTTTGGTTTCAAAGAGTAATGAATTGATCTTTTTTATGTCCTTGTTTATCTTTTTACGGCGTTTTTCAAGCTCTTTTCTCCCTTGCGCATGAGATGGAAAAGTAATGCATAAAAAACTTAAAATAGATATGTAAAAAAGCTTTTTCACTATAATTTGATTTCTTTATATCCAGAAGGTATTCTGAATGGCATTTCTAAATTAGTATTGAAGTTAATAGACCTAACTTCTATATTAATGTTGGTAAATTTATTCTTCTCTTTAGCTGTAATAATAGTTCTTTTAGGAAATAATAAATTATCTTTTTTAATATAATCAGCATAATCAATATCTAATCGCTGTTCTTTTAATTGATTAACTAAATATTGTTTTTTTAATTTATAGTGATCGGGGTGTATTTGATAAAAAATATCAAATAACAAAGGTTGTTTTTTAGGGTAAAGTTGATAAGAGCGATTCACAATATCAACCTTTTGTTTATTCTCAGTTATATCTAGAACGGCTTGACCTAGTAACATATTTTGAAGTTGTTCGAAATTAACATCAAAACCTAAAAGTTCTTTTAGCATACTAAAATCACCTTCAAAATAATTTTTCTTGTATGGCGAATAAAAACTTACTTTTTCTGGAGTTATTTTAGCTTTAAAAACAGTAATAATTTTAGTTCCCTTTAACCAAATAACTTCATCTTTTTTGATTTTCATTTTTACTGAAAAACCAATGTCTTCTTTTTTATCCTTGTATCTAACCTTTAATTTTGCGTCGATAGTATTTCCTTCAAAATTTGAAGCTAAATGCTTTTTAACTACTCTTCTTGCCGATAAGTTTTTTAACGTAGCAGTGCTTGTCGTTTCTTTGGTAGATTTACAAGAACTTAAAGTTGCAATAATTAATGTAGTAAGTATTAAGTATACTTTTTTCATTGATTACTTAATTTTTTTCTGGTATTTGTTAATGTTTTTGGTATCTCCAGTTCCTTTATAAGCTTTTAATAACTCTACATAGAACTTTTTTTCCATTTTTCTGTCATCAATAACAAAATCAATACCATTTTTAAGTGTTTCTATAGCTTTTTTGTATTGTTTAGTATTATTTAACGCAATACCATTCATAAGATATACTAAAGGTTGGGCAGGAAATAATGCTAATCCTTGCTCACTATACGATAGTAATTCTTTATTGTTTTCTTTTTGCAGCTTTTCTAATAAATCGGTTAGATTTTTAAAGCTTTTATCTTTGTTGAACTTAGTTCGTAGCCCTTGATTTTTATTAGAAACAGTTACTGTAGTTTTTCTTGTACTTCTTTTTTCTAATTGACTTTTTAATCTACGTAAGCGACCATTTAAAAGTTTAGCATCTGCAAGTTCATTCAAAATCTTTTTAGCTTTTGATCTTTCGTTATTCATTAAATAAAGAAAAGGTAATTCTCTTTTTTTCTTTGGAAATTTTGTTCCTATTTTTTCTTGAATTTCAATAGCCTTTTCAAACTCCCCAGATTTTCGATGTACTTTTACTAAATGCTCTTGAATCCAAATATTTTCTGGATCATCTTTTAAAGCCTGATTAGCATATGCTACAGCTTCAGGAATTTTCTTTAATAGAAAATAGTTTTTTGAAAGTTCAAATAATACAGCTTTTTCATTAGGAATAATTGTATTACACTCTTCTAGTTGTTCAATTGCTTTTTGATGATTATTTATCGCTTTAGATGTAATAGCGTCGAAAAATAACTTTTCAAAATCTAATAATTTATTTTCTGGAATAGAGTCTTGAAGCACTACATTGTCTTGTGCTTCTGCTTGAGAAATGAAAAACAGAAAACAGAATAGTATTTCAAGCATTTGAAATATTATTCTGTTTTGTTTTCTAATCTTTTTTTTATGTAAGTTCTGTATAATCACCTATACTTATTGATGTA
This genomic stretch from Tenacibaculum jejuense harbors:
- a CDS encoding energy transducer TonB, which translates into the protein MKNYKITIPEPCHENWQKMTPNEKGRFCASCSKTVVDFTTKTTKEIQTYLTENKGKRVCGHFYRKQLDSIVIQLPDTVFNTNLSFQKLFFLALLIAMGTTLFSCKTEQKTQKIEKVMLIDSITQVEKTIDSLTVFNPKDSKMKTSCETKSITSEEVPVVGGLPKPEEIEIVEDGEVIVEIMGDIAEEEVLATGGVPIVENYVERIDEVSKLLENLKEEDEIESVEGNFITEEKKVQEFYSFRFVEKQPRFKGVVKRANETWEKNFERKMNEFVTKNFDFSTTENLDLSKGKKRMYAQITIDSSGNVTNIETRAPHLTLKEELKKLFEKLPRFIPGKHNGKNVSVRYTIPITFMVE
- a CDS encoding adenylate kinase family protein; protein product: MKILIITGPPYSGKGTQCEILKNLLNYKHISTGDRCRLEKEQGTEIGKELSKYEKKGDLVPDQIMKTLFSQILDENRSEEGIILDGYPRTIPQMDDLLALVSEKGLSIEKVIDIEVPKEELLLRAKKRAETSNREDDKDPETHLKRIRIFEETTKPAIAYMKTKLEVATFDGMGSIEEITARIKASI
- the dprA gene encoding DNA-processing protein DprA, encoding MLEKELLAVLRLQSTPKVGDILSKKLIRTLGSASQIFKEKKSALLKIDGIGEYIVQHLLNEKTHLLAAKELEYILKQNISYSYCFDADYPKNLQNCTDAPLLFFYDGRLNWKTDRIISIVGTRNMTNYGREFCRNFIEDIAKYNPLIVSGLAYGVDICAHQAAIDCDLQNIAVLAHGLNEIYPKKHKQFLPKIMNNGGIISEFWHNEQPMRENFLKRNRIVAGMSKATIIIESAERGGALVTADIANSYHRDVFAVPGKVTDYYSKGCNNLIKSNQAHLLSSAEDLVKMLNWDVQEKPIVKQTELFVNLNELEQKVYDYLLKNGKQLLDVIALDCEIPVYKLSSLLLQMELRGIIKPLPGKMFEI
- a CDS encoding HU domain-containing protein; translation: MRSYIKELLYRYDCVIVPNFGGFVTNTTTTQLVDGVFYPPTKKISFNAQLQQNDGLLANEVASILNISFEEAVAKISEAVTEWKTALKVGALEINEVGTLVLNEEDQLVFKPESTTNFLTSSFGFSSVSYPVIEKEEKVIPLPTVTSFDEEQITEEEQTTKKSFRITKYAAAAAILLAGAAAIQQFTNKNNRTNLVAEQNLVEEKIQKATFVIDDKLPTINLDITKENKETVFIIAGAFQLEKNAKKKIVELKQKGYSDAKIIGKNQWGLTQVSVASYPSKEVAKQAIETIREKASKDAWILIK
- a CDS encoding acyl-CoA thioesterase, whose protein sequence is MEAKTPQQSRTVLTDLVLPGETNYLDNLFGGELLARMDRACSIAARRHSRRIVVTASVNHVAFTKSVPVGSVVTLEAKVSRAFTSSMEVFVDVWIEDRQSGEKTKVNEGIYTFVAVDETGKPVPIPKIKPETELEQQRFDGALRRKQLSLILAGKMQPKEATELKALFD
- a CDS encoding AI-2E family transporter, which encodes MNKASNFIIVTTAIIAVLVIGKGILIPFIFAVIFWFFTREIRKLIYKIPFAEKFIPKWISNILVFSIIILAFGFISEIVTNSVTDVTESYTKYEPNIERIITDLGNYLNVDILTSIKSVIGDFNYGSVLGDIANGVSGLLGDTFMIIIYALFLFLEERSFVKKLYMILSRGDNYSNIQSMLDKIEDSISNYLRLKTYVSLLTGVLSYFVLLFVGVDSAPFWAFLIFLLNYIPTVGSLVGTLFPAIFSLLQFGEFTPFIIIALAVGAIQVVVGNVIEPRLFGKSLNLSPLVTILALSVWGKIWGITGMVLSVPITVIMIIVFSQFEKTRSIAIMLSENGEIDKITKSNQTKL
- a CDS encoding murein hydrolase activator EnvC family protein gives rise to the protein MKKLFYISILSFLCITFPSHAQGRKELEKRRKKINKDIKKINSLLFETKKEKTNALDDLKDLSQKITVREQLIETIRLETEELNKEIKQNEKKIAVNNTELKTLKADYADMVFKSYKSKSQQSKTMFLLSSEDFLQAYKRIKYIEQYKSFRKKQAQKIIFKTKEIERLNDSLTKKKNQKKVLINTETNQKNRIESEKEEQEELVSKIKNQESKYKRQLNKKIKEEKAVAKRIDRIIRAAIAKANRGKKGKAKKGELLLTKAEKTLKANFEQNKGKLPWPINGVVTRKFGKQPHPTFKSITINGTGLHIRGKQGDDAKSVFNGKVLSITKTDKGTKSVMIQHGDYITTYSNLRTVFVKNDQKVTTGTPIGKVFTNRVTGKTELLFVLSKNTQKLDPARWIK
- a CDS encoding DUF4292 domain-containing protein; its protein translation is MKKVYLILTTLIIATLSSCKSTKETTSTATLKNLSARRVVKKHLASNFEGNTIDAKLKVRYKDKKEDIGFSVKMKIKKDEVIWLKGTKIITVFKAKITPEKVSFYSPYKKNYFEGDFSMLKELLGFDVNFEQLQNMLLGQAVLDITENKQKVDIVNRSYQLYPKKQPLLFDIFYQIHPDHYKLKKQYLVNQLKEQRLDIDYADYIKKDNLLFPKRTIITAKEKNKFTNINIEVRSINFNTNLEMPFRIPSGYKEIKL
- a CDS encoding tetratricopeptide repeat protein; the protein is MLEILFCFLFFISQAEAQDNVVLQDSIPENKLLDFEKLFFDAITSKAINNHQKAIEQLEECNTIIPNEKAVLFELSKNYFLLKKIPEAVAYANQALKDDPENIWIQEHLVKVHRKSGEFEKAIEIQEKIGTKFPKKKRELPFLYLMNNERSKAKKILNELADAKLLNGRLRRLKSQLEKRSTRKTTVTVSNKNQGLRTKFNKDKSFKNLTDLLEKLQKENNKELLSYSEQGLALFPAQPLVYLMNGIALNNTKQYKKAIETLKNGIDFVIDDRKMEKKFYVELLKAYKGTGDTKNINKYQKKIK